The proteins below are encoded in one region of Ascochyta rabiei chromosome 21, complete sequence:
- a CDS encoding Pectate lyase yields the protein MKNSFAASLVFLVSLATAQQGAPIGYAAQNGGTTGGKGGTTVTVASLDELTAAVGRRTDTTAKIIYIKGAITGSAKVYIGSNKSIVGLDSGASLTGVGLHIDNSKNVIVQNLKISKVLASNGDAIGIQASTNVWVDHVDVSSDIEHGKDYYDGLIDVSHASDWVTVSNSYIHDHYKASLVGHSDSNGAQDKGYLHVTYANNHWNNISSRTPSVRFGTAHIFNSYYSGVFTNGIDTREGAQVLVESTVFAKTAEVIGFFDGKVTGYAIAKDVSLGSGNNTAPKGNLTSVPYSYTKLGSASVKASVLANAGNKLTIKA from the exons ATGAAGAACTCATTCGCTGCAAGCCTCGTTTTCCTTGTTTCTCTTGCTACTGCTCAGCAAGGTGCTCCTATTGGCTACGCTGCTCAGAATGGTGGCACTACGGGCGGAAAGGGCGGTACCACAGTCACAGTAGCGTCCTTGGATGAACTTACCGCTGCTGTCGGAAGGAGGACCGACACAACAGCCAAGATTATCTATATCAAAGGTGCCATCACTGGATCCGCGAAGGTCTATATTGGCTCCAACAAGTCCATCGTCGGTCTCGACTCCGGCGCGTCGCTCACTGGTGTGGGTCTACACATCGACAACTCGAAGAACGTCATTGTTCAAAATCTCAAGATCTCCAAGGTCTTGGCCTCGAACGGTGATGCGATTGGCATCCAAGCATCCACCAACGTTTGGGTTGACCACGTGGATGTCTCCTCCGACATTGAACATGGCAAGGACTACTATGACGGGTTGATCGATGTTTCACATGCTTCGGATTGGGTTACTGTGTCCAACAGCTATATTCACGACCACTACAAGGCATCCCTTGTTGGCCACTCCGACAGCAACGGCGCCCAAGACAAGGGCTACCTACATGTGACCTATGCCAACAACCACTGGAATAACATCAGTTCTCGCACGCCTTCAGTCCGCTTCGGTACCGCTCACATCTTTAACA GCTACTACAGCGGTGTCTTCACCAACGGTATCGATACTCGTGAGGGAGCCCAGGTCCTCGTTGAGAGCACCGTCTTTGCGAAAACGGCCGAAGTCATTGGTTTCTTTGATGGGAAGGTCACCGGTTACGCTATCGCCAAAGATGTCAGCCTAGGGTCTGGAAACAACACCGCGCCCAAGGGTAACTTGACCTCGGTTCCTTACTCGTACACCAAGCTCGGCAGTGCTAGCGTTAAGGCATCTGTTCTCGCTAACGCCGGTAACAAGCTTACCATCAAGGCTTAA
- a CDS encoding Salicylate 1-monooxygenase → MSLRSTATARSTMHIVVIGSGIAGLSAAAILRKYPQFSITVYERRDADFKESSAALGIRANGISVLKEIGICREEIRAVVGAGYRTYNLKEEEMSKSLVGDGPDGDGALWFVFRQDLKDALLHRVTREDGEGSPVKVLYGTHVVSVEPRTGVVEFADRMSVQADLIIGADGIHSRVRSSVIPASHPAPTPCGLSVYRFILPMDDIRDAIGADHGMPAMYNYDEGTFVAIIAAGDVENRNVVMYPCREHQQMNLACAIADSSLKNPAQLEYSWNARGSVKEMVESIEGFPQWLQRVFSRTPQAQLFQVRDQEPLPTYALGRTVLIGDAAHAMVPYQGQGANQALEDVEGLDVLLAEVADADVIPGLLQVWDSIRRPRASEIQRGSRASQANIASKTASASILSVRPHVGMKEALAQLQTR, encoded by the exons ATGTCTTTACGTAGTACTGCCACTGCTCGATCGACGATGCACATCGTCGTCATTGGCTCAGGCATTGCTGGTCTCTCTGCTGCAGCGATCCTCCGAAAATACCCCCAATTCAGCATTACTGTTTACGAGCGCCGAGACGCAGACTTTAAGGAATCTTCAGCAGCGTTAGGCATCCGTGCTAATGGTATCTCCGTCCTGAAAGAGATCGGTATTTGCAGGGAAGAGATACGTGCCGTAGTGGGGGCTGGATATCGAACGTACAACCTCAAAGAGGAAGAAATGAGCAAGTCTCTTGTCGGAGATGGGCCTGACGGTGATGGTGCTCTGTGGTTTGTTTTCAGGCAGGATTTGAAAGACGCGTTATTGCACAGAGTGACGAGAGAAGACGGTGAAGGCAGTCCCGTCAAGGTGCTGTACGGTACTCATGTTGTTTCTGTCGAGCCCAGGACTGGAGTGGTGGAGTTCGCTGACAGGATGTCTGTCCAAGCAGACTTGATTATTG GTGCGGACGGGATCCACTCGAGAGTTCGCAGCTCGGTGATTCCGGCTTCGCATCCAGCGCCCACCCCATGTGGCCTGTCCGTATATCGCTTCATTCTGCCGATGGACGACATCAGGGATGCCATTGGGGCCGACCATGGAATGCCAGCAATGTACAACTACGACGAGGGAACTTTTGTAGCCATCATTGCTGCAGGCGACGTCGAAAACCGAAATGTGGTCATGTATCCTTGCCGTGAGCATCAGCAGATGAACTTGGCCTGCGCAATCGCAGACTCAAGTCTCAAAAATCCAGCCCAGCTCGAGTACTCCTGGAATGCGAGGGGATCTGTAAAAGAAATGGTCGAGAGCATCGAAGGATTTCCCCAATGGCTACAGCGCGTATTCAG TCGCACGCCACAAGCACAACTGTTTCAAGTCCGCGACCAGGAGCCGCTCCCCACGTATGCCCTGGGCCGAACCGTGCTGATCGGAGATGCCGCACACGCCATGGTACCTTATCAAGGCCAAGGAGCCAACCAGGCTCTCGAAGATGTCGAAGGCTTGGACGTGCTTCTTGCGGAAGTGGCCGACGCTGATGTTATTCCCGGTCTCCTGCAGGTATGGGACAGCATTCGGCGACCGCGTGCGTCAGAGATCCAAAGAGGCTCGCGCGCGTCGCAGGCCAACATTGCGTCGAAGACTGCGAGCGCATCCATCCTATCAGTCAGGCCACACGTTGGTATGAAGGAAGCGCTGGCGCAGTTGCAGACGCGTTAG